In Desulfocurvus vexinensis DSM 17965, a single window of DNA contains:
- a CDS encoding amidohydrolase family protein, whose product MRLDVHTHAFHHKIAHKVLEQLSGHYGISPVGDGTLADLMARVERAGLDGCVVHNAATTPDQVVPANAWALSIQRDEPRATAFGTLHPGYGPWEAQLDLLERGGVRGIKLHPDFQGFRLDDPRLNPMFEAMAGRFAVMVHVGDRLPPERNPSCPFKLMRVHADHPRLTLIAAHMGGYLHWKWALECLVGSRVYIDTSSSVPFMDPADLAAILRRHPRERVLFGSDYPLFDPGQEIAALQRAAGLTDAALEELLGNGAFLVRGGPARAGAGSP is encoded by the coding sequence ATGCGCCTTGATGTCCACACCCACGCCTTCCACCACAAGATCGCCCACAAGGTCCTGGAACAACTGAGCGGCCACTACGGCATCAGCCCCGTGGGCGACGGCACCCTGGCCGACCTCATGGCCCGCGTGGAGCGCGCCGGGCTGGACGGCTGCGTGGTGCACAACGCCGCCACCACGCCGGACCAGGTCGTGCCCGCCAACGCCTGGGCCCTGTCCATCCAGCGCGACGAGCCCCGGGCCACGGCCTTCGGCACCCTGCACCCCGGCTACGGGCCCTGGGAGGCCCAGCTCGACCTGCTGGAGCGCGGCGGCGTGCGCGGCATCAAGCTGCATCCGGACTTCCAGGGCTTCCGCCTGGACGACCCGCGCCTGAACCCCATGTTCGAGGCCATGGCCGGGCGCTTCGCGGTGATGGTCCACGTGGGCGACCGCCTGCCCCCGGAGCGCAACCCCTCCTGCCCCTTCAAGCTCATGCGCGTGCACGCCGACCACCCGCGCCTGACCCTCATCGCCGCGCATATGGGCGGCTACCTGCACTGGAAATGGGCCCTTGAGTGCCTGGTCGGCAGCCGGGTCTACATCGACACCTCCAGCTCCGTGCCCTTCATGGACCCCGCCGACCTGGCGGCCATCCTGCGCCGCCACCCGCGCGAGCGCGTCCTGTTCGGCAGCGACTATCCGCTGTTCGACCCCGGGCAGGAAATCGCGGCCCTGCAACGCGCCGCCGGGCTCACCGATGCCGCCCTGGAAGAGTTGCTGGGCAACGGCGCCTTCCTGGTCAGGGGCGGCCCGGCCCGGGCCGGTGCGGGCAGCCCTTGA
- a CDS encoding two-CW domain-containing protein, with protein MRKFFSRLLAALRTAPPAPGSGTPGHGLRTPCWEHRNCGRQPGGHSAGELGVCPAAEAEYHHGTNSGPCAGRVCWTLADTDAHHRAGADAMRRLRRCMGCEFFKTVRREEGGGFKVGL; from the coding sequence ATGCGGAAGTTTTTCTCCAGGCTGCTCGCGGCGCTCCGCACCGCGCCCCCCGCCCCGGGCTCCGGCACGCCCGGCCATGGCCTGCGCACGCCCTGTTGGGAGCACCGCAACTGCGGCCGCCAGCCCGGCGGGCACAGCGCCGGGGAGTTGGGCGTCTGCCCCGCCGCCGAGGCCGAGTACCACCACGGCACCAACTCCGGCCCTTGCGCCGGGCGCGTCTGCTGGACCCTGGCCGACACCGACGCCCACCACCGGGCCGGGGCCGACGCCATGCGCAGGCTCCGGCGCTGCATGGGCTGCGAATTCTTCAAGACCGTGCGCCGCGAGGAGGGCGGCGGCTTCAAGGTCGGGCTGTAG
- a CDS encoding acyl-CoA thioesterase, whose protein sequence is MPPTTPTPATPADSGAPLGPDGFPRPEAWLEHRVSYGETDAMKVVYYAEYLHYFERARSLFIRERGMSYATVEERGIALPITEASVRYKRPLRYDDLALVRVGISQWRGASVCFAYEVYAEDRTTLHATGSTRHACVDPAGRPVRIPGWLRDLFQEP, encoded by the coding sequence ATGCCCCCCACCACACCCACGCCCGCCACCCCTGCGGACAGCGGCGCCCCCCTGGGCCCGGACGGCTTCCCCCGCCCCGAGGCCTGGCTGGAACACCGCGTGTCCTACGGCGAAACCGACGCCATGAAGGTCGTCTACTACGCCGAATACCTGCACTATTTCGAGCGCGCCCGCTCGCTGTTCATCCGCGAGCGCGGCATGAGCTACGCCACGGTGGAGGAGCGCGGCATCGCCCTGCCCATCACCGAGGCCAGCGTGCGCTACAAGCGGCCCCTGCGCTACGACGACCTGGCCCTGGTGCGCGTGGGCATCAGCCAGTGGCGCGGGGCCTCGGTCTGCTTCGCCTACGAGGTCTACGCCGAGGACCGCACGACCCTGCACGCCACGGGCAGCACCCGCCACGCCTGCGTGGACCCGGCGGGCCGCCCGGTGCGCATCCCCGGCTGGCTGCGCGACCTGTTCCAGGAACCCTGA
- a CDS encoding cofactor-independent phosphoglycerate mutase: MTKLLFLVADGMGDWPVAELGGRTPLEAAPTPHMDALARRCVAGTARTVPQGMPPGSDVANMSLMGFDPAAHHTGRGPIEAAAQGLELDPDDLVWRLNLVQVAGPGPADAMLDYSSGHISTAQSTPLVQDLQARLGDGTFTFVPGIQYRHLLVQRGGARAPEAGLDIRPPHDITGQPQGPDLERFAASPRLAELRRRAAELLGAPANATRANAIWPWGQGRPLLLPAFAQAFGLRGAVVSAVDLVRGLGRASGMEVAEVPGVTGLLDTNYQGKVDAALAFLARGGDFVFLHVEAPDECGHSGVVADKVEAVRRFDERVVGPVVRALEGADAAILVTCDHFTPLARRTHTPDPVPFLLWHPRLADHGLPAFSEANAAATGLALDHGHDLLPHVLERLRG; encoded by the coding sequence ATGACCAAACTCCTCTTCCTCGTGGCCGACGGCATGGGCGACTGGCCCGTGGCCGAGCTGGGCGGGCGCACGCCCCTGGAGGCCGCGCCCACCCCGCACATGGACGCCCTGGCCCGGCGCTGCGTGGCCGGAACGGCGCGCACCGTGCCCCAGGGCATGCCCCCGGGCTCGGACGTGGCCAACATGTCGCTCATGGGTTTCGACCCCGCCGCGCACCACACCGGGCGTGGGCCCATCGAGGCCGCCGCCCAGGGCCTGGAGCTGGACCCCGACGATCTGGTCTGGCGGCTGAACCTGGTGCAGGTGGCCGGGCCCGGGCCCGCCGACGCCATGCTCGACTACTCCTCGGGGCACATCAGCACCGCACAGTCCACGCCCCTGGTGCAGGACCTGCAAGCCCGCCTGGGCGACGGCACGTTCACCTTCGTGCCGGGCATCCAGTACCGCCACCTGCTGGTGCAGCGCGGCGGGGCCCGCGCACCCGAGGCGGGCCTGGACATCCGCCCGCCCCACGACATCACCGGCCAGCCCCAGGGGCCGGACCTGGAGCGCTTCGCCGCCTCGCCCCGCCTGGCGGAGCTGCGCCGCCGGGCTGCAGAGCTTCTGGGCGCCCCGGCCAACGCCACGCGCGCCAACGCCATCTGGCCCTGGGGCCAGGGCCGCCCGCTGCTGCTGCCCGCCTTTGCCCAGGCCTTCGGCCTGCGCGGGGCGGTGGTTTCCGCCGTGGATCTGGTGCGCGGCCTGGGCCGGGCCTCGGGCATGGAGGTGGCCGAGGTGCCGGGCGTCACCGGCCTTCTGGACACCAACTACCAGGGCAAGGTGGACGCGGCCCTGGCGTTCCTGGCGCGCGGCGGGGACTTCGTGTTCCTGCACGTGGAGGCTCCGGACGAATGCGGGCACTCGGGCGTGGTGGCCGACAAGGTCGAGGCCGTGCGCCGCTTCGACGAGCGCGTGGTCGGGCCCGTGGTCCGCGCCCTGGAAGGCGCCGACGCGGCCATCCTGGTCACCTGCGACCATTTCACGCCCCTGGCCCGGCGCACCCACACCCCGGACCCGGTGCCCTTCCTGCTCTGGCACCCGCGCCTGGCCGACCACGGCCTGCCCGCCTTCAGCGAGGCGAACGCCGCCGCCACCGGCCTGGCCCTGGACCACGGCCACGACCTGCTGCCCCACGTGTTGGAGCGCCTGCGAGGATGA